Genomic DNA from Cydia fagiglandana chromosome 3, ilCydFagi1.1, whole genome shotgun sequence:
aggtaaacaatcttgatgtgtcttttaattgaaaaacacattttaaaaataagttacggcaaatatgtaacaattatgaatctaatacgatcatttatatttttctgctttcataagtaatagtttttggtttttaaagctaaagcgtttttcaattaaaagacatgtcaagatcgcttgccttcttgcaagttctttctaatgctaaaaaaaacgaactaagtatatgtatagttggtcaagcaaatcttgacaGTAGAacaaggcggcaaatttgaaaaatgtaggcgcgaagggttatcgtcccatagaaaatttgatttcgcgcctttttcttctgacaagatttgcttgaccagctatattaaTTACTATTCCCAAATTCTTTAATGGACAACGGTAACTTATTTGCAGTCAGGCGTAAGGCCCCAGTatacaatgggccatcgccggccactccaagggacgcagccttgcggtagaatgagatagcaatatcacttgttccctctaacgcataaatgcgtcccttggagtggccggcgatggcccattgtgtactggggccttagtAAAAACGAAACAGTCGGATATGTGCATGGCATGACTTTGGTAGGTCAAATgctaagataaagacatgttctTTCAGAAAAGGCTTTGCAGATTGTGATAGATGCAATGAAAAAGAATCCAACTAAAGAATTAGCGAAAAGGGGGCCTTATTCTATGGACTACGGATATGGAGCCATGGAGTAAGTGAAATTATGGATAAAACAACTTTAATACTTGATGTTGCGTTCCTGTTATCCCTATTGTTTTAGGGATACCTATACTTATGTGTATATAatattagtacattattgtcgaggctcggaagtagctacttgctgGCTGAGgtttcgttttaaacggacgaccttgggaacCCGTATAATTGAAttcgaagccagcaagtagccttgaAGCCGAGGCATATAAAAATAacgcaagaaatataaataggaaggtataatacatatacatatatataaatattttacaggAGCAAccttcttacgtatatattttcacagacaaaagtaaaaacaattaaaaagatgctctttaaaaaatataataaatcgcATGATACATTTGTTAGTaatgccaggcgtggctcactccgcgatttcgtcgctttgctacaggtagctaaaagtccatccgtttgaccctaattttggggtttgccttaagccgcgcgtggcgctgtcgccacctagcggccatatctgtgctgatcgtgacagacgcgttttgttagagagtgagtcttctgtacctagtactattatttattctgtggtaatgcacataaatatgtacaataaacCTACCTGAATACCTGCCATACCTGCCAGAATGAAGACCGTAGTGTACTTAATTAAATGAAATCAATTGTTTATAGAACCGAAACTGCGCCTACAATTGTTCCATATCTTCCCATAAAAGATATCGCGGATGAGATGAAAGGAAAATTAAACAAGGATACGGAAAATGTAACTCCTGCAAACTTGAAAGTTGCGGTGAAAAGTAAGTGCCTGTCATTACGACTAAGAGCACTCGTCCAtgttttttgcgggtacggtttttttTCTGTAGTATGCAAACAGAATCTTCGTGTGCAAGTTACTATATTAGAGCCTATACTACTAAAACGagatcctgcaaaaaaccgtacccgcaaaatACTGGACGTTagtgggaaacagctctaaaggccccagtacacaatgggccatcgccggccactccaagggacacatttatgcgttagagggagcaagtgatattgctatctcattctaccgcatggctgcgtcccttggagtggccggcgatggcccactgtgtactggggccttgaCATGCATAAATCAAGATCTTTCTTGATTTAATGGACGTTTAACGTAGGTACTGTAGATGAAGCTATGTTGAAATTAAATCAAACCAATTGTCTACTTTATTTATAGTTCATTCGCGTTAAGAATGCAATAAAATCATTATTGACCGCCGGGCTAGCCAAGCCCATTAACCAATCAAATCGTTAGTAATTACAAAATGGCATACTTACTAATTACATAGATACAATATTTACGAAGTGGATGCACGTCCCGTTCTAGGCTCTatttgagggcctaccgcgaaccacgttcgacgtgttgcctccctgttacacttacgtacgaatttacaaatgcgacagagaggcaacatgtcgtcgttcgcggtaggccctctgaatagGGCTCCTTGTTATTAGTAGAAAATCActgtaattattttttgcagGTGCGGTTGGAGACGTTTCTAAGCATCTCTCACAGGGTACAGCTTTACGGAGTAAGTTAAACGATATGATGATAGTAAGACAGCTAGGCTTTTAGGGTgtaataattaagtaggtaacttAATAGCACatttcgatacacgtgcgaaaagtaGAAAGTTCGCAACGAGTGCCGATAAATTGAAACTAGGCCGAGTCGAGAGTTATGGATTAACTTTTCGcgcgtgtattgtacaacgttttacagtaggtacattatgaccctttaaatttttgacagtAGCACCGCAAAAATATGACGTCAATCTGCAAAAAGTGCAAAACACTAACCAttaatatatttaggtacttatgagCATTGCATGCGCATGGTAAGTTgatattatacacggtgtaacatgaggaaaccgaataattttaagagcgtattcctgatcatatttagagacaaaaatgtcctataaacttttttgtaatTCGCCTAATTTCAGAGATGAtaataatttaagaaaaaacaagtttttattgttacatagtttaaaaggcctttttgatggtgatgttgctgccatgagacgtagtctaaatatccttactgatagatgtcaaaaagtgacaaataacactttgcaaaaagtaagttttacgaaaaaaaaatgtaaaaatcaattttaagtgacaagtttaccaataacatttattttttatgcacaaatacattcaaaaaattaaaaaaaacaaaacaacaagatttttttttggcgtAATTGACCCAAAACTCatgttacattttttccttcttttgaccttaGAAATGCGTGGttgaaattattcggtttcctcatgttacaccgtgtatagtagACATACTTGGTTATTTTAATATCACGAAAACTGGCCGggtaaggtcaatgtggctaattccgtcagagggggctattccgtccacgagcgtatatttctttgattttcaatcgtaGGAAAATAAACCGTTTGCTTTTGATTAGGTACTGAAACTGAAAGCAATCGCTGCTTGGTCTATgaaattaccaattttattcGTTGTTCGAAAATACAGTTtaaaatacacggtgtaacatgaggaaaccgtgTATAGAATATTTTATACGTGATACAAACGTGCAAATTACGGGCAGTTTTCAAAAAGTTGGAACATCCCGGAAATCACTGGAAAAAATCACAATAAATTAAGAAAGTTTCCATTCTGaaatttcaaaaagtttataggacatttttgtctctaaatatgatcaggaatacgctgttaaaattattcggtttcctcatgttacaccgtgtatacgcCCAGGGAGATGGTACGGAGGATTCTCGGGGGTGTAAAACAAAAGACCGTGCGTCCATCTGTACATAGGTTTATTACCGGACCATTCCTTcctagtcattcgatttcgaacagtaattcttatagtagagatgcgtttttgttttaagtatgatggcaagtatgttgccgctacggactaaagggttATTAATACACTATTGCCGGCGCCAGAGGCCGCGTGGGCAGACTTAACCCTACCCTCCACCAATAAACAATACTTATATTCATACATATTTCAGGCAAAGCAGCCGGTGAAAGATATCCGCAGAACCTGTTGTCAGAAGTCATGAAATCAGCCGGGGACAAGACACTTTACAAACATAAAAACTACACTGACACTTACGCAGGCGGTGGAACAGAGTACGTTTAAAACTagtgtaaaataaaaactttttacaaaaaaaagaaacccGACTTCAAataggatgaaataaaatattatcctttttaagtctatgcgttaccaactgatatgtttgaagtcggtgccaagccaagtagtaacaatacccgtcaaaaataatttataactataaatcccattagaactgtactaataactattataaatgtgtaagtaattccctcaattcctcatggattccatcatcagaccagaaccaaaaataatacggagacACCTTGGGtgaactccttccaaacaaaaaaagaattactcaaatcggatcacaggtgccggagtaatcgctgaacatactacattaaaaaaaacatcatcattatcatcaaaacaatcatcatcatcaggtctacttcaccaaagtggtggttttcgggagaaaatgctcgagttgcttaagaaaacacccaaatcaccatgcatgtgcctttaaaaattgaggagttccctcaattcctcatgggggatccatcatcagaacagaaccaaattaaaatgggaccaactcggaggtagctcctttcatacaaaaaaagaattactcaaatcggactacggatgtcggagtaatcggtgaacgtacatagaaaaaaaaaagatagcCACAAACGAATACAGAAcgtcctccttctatgaaatggaagtcggttaaaaaacaccatgttcCTCGTACCTTATCAAATGAAACTTGATCATTGTACCcaggtttaaaaaaaacataattccttatactattaggtaattaaataaaggcCTGTTATTTTTTATCGGCTTATTAGCTTTGTCCGACTGTAGGACCCGACACTTTTCTGGAATGGCTCCAAAAGCACTCCACCTCAATATTGCCAGTGTAACTCTGGCATTAGTTTACTCTATTTATCGGTAttgtcttgggtcgtcccattcgtttttcgtcaagttcttatgTTAGTCCTATTccgctttcgtcacccattctacattcgtcacaatcgtcggtggctttcaaatTAATGTAGAACGCCGACGATGCgcgacgaaagcagaataggactaatttaagaacttgacgtaaaacgaatgggacgacccaagacgatacccattTATCTTGTATCGAAGCAAATGTCACCGTTCAACAGGTTACAGTATGCCGGTAAATTACAAGCTGATCCAAATGCAAAAGATTTACAAATCGAGATCGATGCTGAGCTACGCAGAGGAGTACCAGACAAAATTGCCCCAACGATCTCGAAAAGTTTGGAAGGTGAGCAATGTTAGCAGCAGAAGTTAGTATGTGTAAGAGGTgctaaaatttttaatttaatgataatgaaataaatgatgAATATAATAGCAACATAAGTTCTACAATATTTGTTGCTTTTCATGCGTGCAGGTACAATGACAGATGCTGCAAATCATTTGGCTAAGTCGGGAATGGCAAAAGGTGAGCTGCTTTTGTTATTGATGGTCACTTGAATTTTATACGAGATGCCACATTTCTTGCGTTGAATGTCCGTATTGAAACGAGACGCAAGTCACGCAAGCGATGTGGTATCCCACAAATATCAATCTGATGTGGCCTGGCAACAAAACTCGTAGCATACATCCAAATATCTACAGTAATGTGTATATGATATGCGACACGTCTGgggttgcaggcgtccataggctacagtGATATATTTTTGTCATGTGGGCCGTATGTTTGTTTGCCACCAAAGTTGCTATCAGAAAATGCTTCAGGCTTAAATACAGAACTATCTTCTGCCAGTAACTTAGTGCACAGAATGATGATTCCCTTGATAAAATCCCAATGCCTattttaccaaattttatctaaatcagtCCAGTGGTATAAACGTGAAGAAGTAAATGACAGATGACAGATGAGGAAGATAAAGTTACTTTCGCACTtattatagtacctacctattttaaaaCCTGCGTCAGGTTTGAGAGTTTTGGATAAGtcactacagatgtagtgcataatcatTTGCCGTCGTATTTTTACGGAactgttcgtatttgtcatgctacttcagtcaacctaaGTACTTATTGGTCTgtttgtactgagactgactgaaatagcataacACGTTCGTGCGTTTTCGTTAAAATTAGATGGTTAAGGattattcactacatctgtacaaacCCTCCCTTCCTAGAAACGACTAGTTACCTAACTTTGTTGTTGTAGGTGAGGCTCTGGAGCACCTGACAAAAGAGATGAGGAAAAAAGGCGATACTCCATTGGCCAACCTCCAAGGCTACGAACAAACTTATAAAGATGGTGCTATAAGGTATTTAAGAGAGACTAATTGCCTAACTCGTACTTAATTAATATTTGAGTATTTTCAAACAACATGCGGTACTACTGGTACCTACATGACCGACCGCGCAAGaatgtattacttatgtaaaaatacatataaaaataagtgttccgtgaacaaagtacGTGTACGAAACACTAAAAACATTAAGGGTGCTTTTGATATGTGGATCAGAGGGCATATATACTCAGTCATTCTACGGATCAGAAGTATGGAAAATTggaaattatgtatttatataatagctgatatttttagttttacgaATATATTACTTACAATCCACAGGTATATAACatcaaataaaaaccaaaattttaataagattTCTTATCATAAAAAACGAAAAAACATACTTTGAATATGTACAGTGCTCTAGAGCAgaagtgtttaactcgggtgaaaggcaccgtTTCGGACTCGGAGTATTGGCTAAACTAACACGATAGAAATGGGTGACTTTcgtcccttggttaacaatctaagGTAAAAGTACCCTTCACCGAACGCTTAAGACCTGGACGTACGTTTCTTTTAATTAGGTCTGGTATTTTcatacgaatatgttcaatactaaaatagaaacgTAGATATATTTGTCCTCATTTAACCCTTTAGTGGGTAACGGCAAGATATTTGCCGTCATACCActcagatatttaattttttttctcaatGAACGTGTTGTTCGGTTCGCATAAGAGAATATACTCGTAGCAATCTACGAAAAAAAGAAGAGCTGATAAACGTTATTACATCCCTTGCTAAATGATGATTCTTAGGCCTGAACTTAGATTTTTAACTATTGCCTACATTTGAACAAtaaatgtttgtaaataaaattttcttcgCTGGATTTATCCGATAGTCACAATTCTTTAGTTTCAGAGACAATTTTAGCGATATAAAGTTTAATGAACAAAAATCTATTAtttgataatttaaaaaaatgaagaCGGCAATATATTTGCCACTATCCGTTAAGTGTCTGGTGTTTATTAAAGGAAAGGGTAGGTTAGGCTACTATTGTTATTGATTTATATATGGAGCAATAGCTTAATTCAATACTTTAAATTATTCCATGCTAGCAACCTATCCACAGTTTTGCTGGGATTACAATACCTACTTGGAAATAATatacaatacctacatataatagtacttatatattaaaaatattataaatagaatAAACAAATCGTTTTAAGTTAAATAAAGTTTCTTATAATTATCATTCTAttggtttttaatttattcattttagATATTTCATGCCACCCGTAGTTCCCCCGGCAAACTGACATGACGGTCTCGTCACTTACTGCCCTTGGCTGATAGCGGCAAACATATTGCCGTTTTATAATTCGGAAACCCcgaataatatatatatttgtctttctcaaaaatcataaaaaaaacatgttgtgcGTATCGTTAAAGTTTTCGATTCAttgctataaaaaaataatggtcaaagggttaaacatacctataaattactgaaatgattggacgtgtgttaaaaacattttaaaggTAAGTAGATAAAGAATTTTTTTGGATTACGGATTTCAGATTCCATTTCGCTGTGTAGTATCTACCTTATGAACAATAAGTATATTGTTGGTTCTAGGATTGAAAATGCCGACTCTTTACACAACGACAAAGTGGATAAAGGGGCGTATGAAAATGTACACGGAAAACTCAAAACGCTAGTTGATAACAACCCTGAGCCGACGGTTGCGAAAGCTATGCCGAGTAAGACCATTAAAAATGCTCATTTTCATTCGTGACTTTTTTGGAAAATATATCTCTTATGCTCAGGAAAATTATGTATtaaaactccatacattttatGTTATCGCCATAACACAAATTGTACAGCCGTAGTgcgtaattattttccatcgtatatttacggaaacgtacgaacgtgtcttgctatttcagtgtCGGtacaaaagtactgaggttggctgaagtagcatgacaaatacgaacgtttccgagaaaataggatggaaaacaattatgcactgcaTCTGTAGATACTGATCATAGAAATTATCAGGTAAACGTCATTTCCGATTTTTATCTCTATTCACCTGTCCATCCCTATACACCCTGGATTGCAGCACTGTGGAGAAGACcggcatattttttattttggtgGGGAAGACTGTATAATGGCAAGAACGCTCGTGTTTGTATACGTAATTCGCTAAGACAAAGCCAGATAGGAAGAGCTTCGCTCCTTCTGCTCTATCGATTTCTCTAAGTGGAGTGgagtataatatatgtacaaacaCTACAAACGCAAGAGTTAAGAAGTGACGAAAGAGCTTGTCTTGTCTTCTCGACATTCACTTTACCTATATTACTTAACCGTTTATTTCTAAAATTTTAGGAGTGGTCGACGAAGTTTCTCAGTATTTAGCAGGACCAATACCCGAGAGTAAGTCTAGTTTACTTTCAATTAATGATAAATTCGATGTCGTCCTATTCACTTGGaatcggcgcagcatgtctttctcttccacacctctctatcacccgtcatttcatcattcacttgcgttcgtttcatatcatctatcacacagtccatccaccgtttcctcggttttccttttctcgtacttccctccacattcattcgtaatatctTTCTTGACACATGCCTTTCATCCCTCCACATCACATGCCAGATAAATTCGATGGAAATAACAAGTTTAACCATTAATTTACTAATGATATAGCTGAAGCCGACAAGCGCAAGCTCCTGGGAGACTTGATGGCGAGGAAGGAGGACCAAGTATTAACGCAAGCGGGAGATTTTAAAATGACCTTTACTCAGGGCGGAAAAGAGTGAGTatgttaaaaatacatttagCTCAAAATGTAGTTGTTTAAAGGTGCCTActaattaacagtccgccggacggtatcggcctgtcagttgttcggaactgtcaaaattttgttctaactgaca
This window encodes:
- the LOC134680433 gene encoding uncharacterized protein LOC134680433, yielding MAEVVARCANYLSAFIRDREKALQIVIDAMKKNPTKELAKRGPYSMDYGYGAMETETAPTIVPYLPIKDIADEMKGKLNKDTENVTPANLKVAVKSAVGDVSKHLSQGTALRSKAAGERYPQNLLSEVMKSAGDKTLYKHKNYTDTYAGGGTELQYAGKLQADPNAKDLQIEIDAELRRGVPDKIAPTISKSLEGEQC